One part of the Prionailurus bengalensis isolate Pbe53 chromosome B2, Fcat_Pben_1.1_paternal_pri, whole genome shotgun sequence genome encodes these proteins:
- the LOC122490257 gene encoding histone H2A type 1-H-like: MRTRLGLSGRGKQGGKARAKAKTRSSRAGLQFPVGRVHRLLRKGNYAERVGAGAPVYLAAVLEYLTAEILELAGNAARDNKKTRIIPRHLQLAIRNDEELNKLLGRVTIAQGGVLPNIQAVLLPKKTESHRHKAQSKQCLTNSKSSK; the protein is encoded by the exons ATGAG AACCCGTTTAGGCTTGTCTGGGCGCGGGAAGCAGGGCGGCAAGGCTCGCGCCAAGGCCAAGACGCGCTCGTCGCGGGCCGGGCTTCAGTTCCCGGTGGGCCGCGTGCACCGCCTGCTCCGCAAGGGCAACTACGCCGAGCGGGTGGGGGCCGGCGCGCCGGTGTACCTGGCGGCCGTGCTCGAGTACCTGACGGCCGAGATCCTGGAGCTGGCGGGCAACGCGGCCCGCGACAACAAGAAGACGCGCATCATCCCGCGCCACCTGCAGCTGGCCATCCGCAACGACGAGGAGCTCAACAAGCTGCTGGGCCGCGTGACCATCGCGCAGGGCGGCGTCCTGCCCAACATCCAGGCCGTGCTGCTGCCCAAGAAGACCGAGAGCCACCGCCACAAAGCCCAGAGCAAGCAATGTCTCACAAACAGTAAATCCAGCAAGTGA
- the LOC122490310 gene encoding histone H2B type 1-A-like: MAELIPNGTTISKKCFKKAVTKTQKKEGKRRRCRRESYSVYVYKVLKQVHPDTGISSKAMSTMNSFVGDIFERIAGEASRLAHYNKHSTITSREIQTAVRLLLPGELAKHAVSEGTKAVTKYTSAK; this comes from the coding sequence ATGGCGGAGCTGATTCCTAACGGCACGACCATTTCCAAGAAATGCTTCAAGAAAGCTGTAACCAAAAcccagaaaaaggaaggaaagcgcAGGCGATGCCGCAGGGAGAGCTATTCCGTCTATGTCTACAAGGTGCTGAAGCAGGTGCACCCCGACACCGGCATCTCGTCCAAGGCCATGAGCACGATGAACTCCTTCGTCGGTGACATCTTCGAGCGCATCGCGGGCGAGGCGTCGCGTCTGGCACACTACAACAAGCACTCGACCATCACATCCCGGGAGATCCAGACGGCCGTGCGCCTGCTGCTGCCCGGGGAGCTGGCCAAGCACGCCGTGTCCGAGGGCACCAAGGCCGTCACCAAGTACACCAGCGCCAAGTAG